A window of the Sulfurospirillum tamanense genome harbors these coding sequences:
- a CDS encoding DUF507 family protein, with amino-acid sequence MKIRMPHTPYIANKIAIDLLNCGFVTLTSGLEPVAKLGQEFLAQDVQRELALEERVNEVLEENEDDIEFMQVDRRNMFWLVKKKLAKEYDVVLSYEDRYNDVAHRILESAWKTGLIEYTVSENRVKNVIYNAIEEYLKNFEGIEDVVIERISHYKRKLVPGSEEYELVFERLYEEELRRRGMLQ; translated from the coding sequence ATGAAAATCCGAATGCCTCATACCCCTTACATCGCCAATAAAATCGCCATCGATCTTCTTAATTGCGGGTTTGTAACACTCACTTCCGGACTCGAGCCTGTTGCCAAATTGGGCCAAGAGTTTTTAGCGCAAGATGTTCAGCGAGAGCTGGCTTTGGAAGAGCGTGTCAATGAGGTACTAGAAGAAAACGAAGATGACATCGAATTTATGCAAGTAGACCGACGCAATATGTTTTGGCTTGTGAAGAAAAAACTAGCCAAAGAGTATGACGTTGTCCTTTCCTATGAAGACCGTTACAATGATGTGGCACACCGCATTTTGGAATCTGCATGGAAAACAGGACTTATTGAGTACACCGTTTCGGAAAATCGTGTTAAAAATGTGATTTACAATGCCATTGAAGAGTACTTGAAAAATTTTGAAGGCATTGAAGATGTGGTAATTGAGCGCATTAGCCACTATAAACGCAAGCTTGTTCCAGGTTCAGAAGAGTATGAGTTGGTGTTTGAGCGCTTGTACGAAGAGGAATTACGACGCAGGGGGATGTTGCAATGA
- a CDS encoding DUF4126 domain-containing protein: MEQYNDLIQTIALAMGASWASGINLYATLLVLGIGATQGAIVLPPALEVLSNPMVIGAAGLMYMVEFIADKTPGVDSGWDAIHTFVRIPAGALLAAGAVGEVAPAMAMAAAILGGGMAASTHATKAGSRVMINTSPEPFSNWGASVGEDMLVFAGLWTALNHPVLFLVLLVFFVGIMVWVLPKIARAIKRVFGLLGRMLGLGKQEFSQPKEGPYETLEKLKHLCDIGAITEEEYEKEKAKILHPPS; the protein is encoded by the coding sequence ATGGAACAGTATAATGACCTTATTCAGACAATCGCTCTGGCCATGGGCGCTTCTTGGGCGAGCGGTATTAACCTCTATGCGACGCTGTTGGTTTTGGGAATTGGGGCAACACAGGGCGCGATTGTATTGCCTCCCGCCTTGGAGGTGTTGTCAAATCCCATGGTCATTGGGGCGGCGGGCCTTATGTATATGGTGGAATTTATCGCAGATAAAACCCCAGGGGTGGATTCAGGCTGGGATGCGATTCATACCTTTGTGCGTATTCCTGCGGGTGCCTTGTTGGCAGCTGGGGCGGTTGGCGAAGTGGCGCCAGCAATGGCAATGGCTGCAGCAATTTTGGGTGGCGGTATGGCTGCTTCAACGCATGCTACCAAAGCAGGAAGTAGAGTCATGATTAACACTTCTCCTGAGCCTTTTAGTAATTGGGGCGCTTCTGTGGGGGAAGATATGCTAGTCTTTGCAGGCCTATGGACAGCACTTAACCATCCGGTTCTTTTTTTAGTGCTTTTGGTTTTCTTTGTTGGAATTATGGTGTGGGTTTTGCCTAAAATTGCACGGGCTATTAAGCGTGTTTTTGGATTGCTTGGGCGAATGCTTGGACTCGGGAAACAAGAGTTTAGTCAGCCCAAAGAAGGCCCTTATGAGACCCTTGAAAAACTAAAACACTTGTGTGACATCGGCGCCATAACAGAAGAAGAATATGAAAAAGAAAAAGCAAAGATTTTGCACCCCCCTTCTTAA
- a CDS encoding MotE family protein, which translates to MRKILGVLLVFHMVVFAQVTDCTKIFEERKSELQREVELIDEAKQSFEALRAATNALFTQKEEALAREQAKVDAVLAEITQKEIAIEAILKENQEILATIQGEKENKLRETYNKMKDNAAAGILEALTRQEAAGILFTLPPKKVSQILAKMNPNVASEITTLLSKGPPFQ; encoded by the coding sequence ATGAGGAAAATTCTTGGAGTGCTGCTAGTATTTCACATGGTTGTTTTTGCGCAGGTAACAGATTGTACTAAAATTTTTGAAGAGCGAAAAAGTGAACTGCAGCGTGAGGTGGAGCTCATCGACGAAGCCAAACAATCCTTTGAAGCCTTGAGAGCCGCCACCAATGCACTTTTTACTCAAAAAGAAGAAGCCCTTGCACGCGAACAGGCCAAGGTGGATGCGGTGCTTGCAGAGATTACTCAAAAGGAAATTGCTATCGAGGCAATACTGAAAGAAAATCAAGAGATTTTAGCAACCATTCAAGGGGAAAAAGAGAACAAATTGCGTGAAACCTATAACAAGATGAAGGATAATGCTGCCGCTGGAATTTTAGAAGCCCTAACGCGCCAAGAAGCCGCTGGGATTTTATTCACCCTGCCTCCTAAAAAAGTATCCCAAATTTTGGCAAAAATGAATCCCAACGTTGCTTCTGAAATTACAACCTTGTTAAGCAAAGGACCGCCGTTTCAATAA
- a CDS encoding flagellar export protein FliJ, giving the protein MDQKFSAIAKVKKQLLDAKEAALMEARTKVSRIEKEIFLVEEAQRSQQVPAQGMFCDLLHVKAFGERLYRQKQDLYESLEAAQLEANACLHHYQEARRDFEKIKYLEEEATSAMLKRLKKQEQLTLDEVALQLYALGGKVR; this is encoded by the coding sequence ATGGACCAAAAATTTAGCGCTATCGCAAAAGTAAAAAAACAGCTTTTAGACGCTAAAGAGGCCGCGCTCATGGAGGCACGCACAAAAGTATCGCGTATTGAAAAAGAGATTTTTCTTGTAGAAGAAGCCCAGCGGTCACAACAGGTTCCTGCCCAAGGAATGTTTTGTGACCTTTTACATGTAAAGGCTTTTGGGGAGCGGCTGTACCGGCAAAAACAGGATTTATATGAATCCCTAGAAGCTGCTCAATTAGAAGCAAACGCCTGTTTGCACCACTACCAAGAAGCAAGGCGAGATTTTGAAAAAATCAAATACCTTGAAGAAGAAGCAACTTCGGCAATGCTAAAGCGTTTAAAAAAACAAGAGCAGCTGACGCTTGATGAGGTGGCACTACAGCTGTATGCATTAGGAGGAAAAGTGCGATGA
- a CDS encoding adenylosuccinate synthase — MSKADLIVGIQWGDEGKGKIVDRLAQEYDVVCRSQGGHNAGHTIWVDGVRYALHLVPSGVLNPKACNIIGNGVVLNPASLIKEMQQFQNLEGRLFISDKAHLNLSYHAHIDQAKERLKGEKAIGTTGKGIGPAYADKISRTGHRVGELLNPLALCESILETFEHQKAIIEALGVTLPSKEVLLEELVEYKNALAPFIANTTQMVWDTLDANKTMLLEGAQGTLLDIDHGTYPFVTSSNTVSAGACTGLGLNPKDIGTVTGIVKAYTTRVGHGPFPSEDTTEAGKTMADVGKEVGTTTGRRRRCGWFDAVGVRYASRLNGCDQFALMKLDVLDGFETIKICTAYEINGKITQTMPTSLENVTPVYEEMPGWDKVAGVRVFEALPENAKRYIRRIEELTGTKVGIISTSPDRNDTILL; from the coding sequence ATGTCAAAAGCGGATTTAATTGTCGGGATTCAGTGGGGAGATGAAGGAAAAGGAAAAATTGTTGACCGTTTAGCACAAGAGTATGACGTTGTGTGCCGTAGCCAAGGAGGTCACAACGCAGGACATACCATTTGGGTTGATGGGGTACGTTACGCGCTCCATTTGGTTCCCTCTGGCGTGCTTAACCCTAAAGCATGCAACATCATTGGCAATGGTGTTGTGCTTAATCCCGCCTCTTTGATAAAAGAGATGCAACAATTTCAAAACCTTGAAGGGCGTTTGTTTATCAGCGATAAGGCCCATTTAAATCTTTCATACCATGCCCATATCGACCAGGCCAAAGAGCGCCTTAAAGGCGAAAAAGCCATTGGTACAACAGGCAAGGGTATTGGGCCGGCGTATGCTGATAAAATTAGCCGCACAGGCCACCGTGTTGGGGAATTGCTCAATCCTCTTGCGCTTTGTGAAAGCATTTTGGAAACCTTTGAACACCAAAAGGCAATTATCGAAGCCCTTGGCGTTACTTTGCCTTCAAAAGAGGTCCTTTTGGAAGAGCTTGTGGAGTACAAAAATGCACTGGCCCCTTTTATTGCCAATACGACCCAAATGGTCTGGGATACCCTCGATGCTAACAAAACTATGTTGCTAGAGGGGGCGCAGGGGACTCTTTTAGACATTGACCACGGCACCTACCCCTTTGTGACAAGCTCCAATACCGTGAGTGCAGGGGCATGTACTGGTCTTGGACTAAATCCCAAAGATATTGGCACGGTGACTGGCATTGTTAAGGCGTATACAACCCGCGTGGGACACGGCCCTTTTCCCAGTGAAGACACGACCGAAGCGGGAAAAACCATGGCGGATGTTGGAAAAGAAGTAGGAACAACCACTGGCAGACGCCGAAGGTGCGGTTGGTTTGACGCTGTTGGCGTGCGCTACGCGTCGCGCCTTAATGGGTGCGATCAGTTTGCACTCATGAAATTAGACGTGCTGGATGGATTTGAAACAATAAAAATCTGCACTGCTTATGAAATCAACGGCAAAATCACCCAAACCATGCCCACATCCCTAGAAAACGTCACGCCTGTATACGAAGAGATGCCAGGCTGGGATAAGGTGGCTGGCGTTCGTGTTTTTGAAGCGCTTCCTGAAAATGCCAAGCGCTATATTCGTCGCATTGAAGAGCTCACTGGAACCAAGGTAGGTATCATTTCAACCTCTCCTGATCGCAATGATACGATTTTGCTCTAG
- a CDS encoding ATP phosphoribosyltransferase regulatory subunit, which translates to MIYEHEIPEGSRLYFGKSAALKRKIETLASDQLVGAGFEEIITPFFSYHQHHQISEKELLRFSNHENHLVSLRADSTLDVVRIVTRRLGRSTSQKRWFYVQPVFAYPSFEFYQIGGELIGEDDLSTSVALLGGLLDKLSCGPYLQISNIAIPRAISTMFDIPLDVLKSGHLEALLQHEEPWLSALATLQDPKDIDAVIALVPSVLREPLEQMKQLVHVCGRHPVVLAPLYYAKMQYYDQLFFRFVHHNKTLGSGGCYQFESQISSGFGVHTDAIIETLMR; encoded by the coding sequence ATGATTTACGAACATGAAATTCCAGAAGGAAGCAGGCTCTATTTTGGCAAAAGCGCTGCACTTAAGCGCAAAATAGAAACTCTGGCAAGTGACCAATTGGTGGGGGCGGGGTTTGAGGAAATTATCACGCCTTTTTTCTCCTACCACCAGCACCATCAAATAAGTGAAAAAGAGTTATTGCGCTTTTCAAATCACGAGAATCACCTTGTCTCTTTGCGGGCGGATAGTACTCTTGATGTGGTGCGAATTGTCACGCGTAGGCTTGGGCGTTCCACCTCTCAAAAACGGTGGTTTTACGTGCAGCCTGTGTTTGCTTACCCCAGTTTTGAGTTTTATCAAATCGGCGGAGAGCTCATAGGGGAAGATGACCTCAGTACGAGCGTGGCGCTCTTGGGCGGTTTGCTTGATAAGCTCTCTTGTGGACCCTATTTGCAAATTAGTAATATTGCCATTCCTCGAGCAATCTCAACCATGTTTGATATTCCTTTGGACGTTTTAAAATCGGGCCATTTGGAAGCTTTACTGCAGCATGAGGAGCCGTGGCTTAGTGCCCTTGCAACCTTGCAAGACCCCAAAGACATTGACGCAGTGATTGCCTTGGTGCCTTCTGTGCTAAGGGAGCCTTTGGAGCAAATGAAACAATTAGTGCATGTATGCGGACGCCACCCTGTGGTACTTGCCCCGTTGTACTATGCGAAAATGCAATACTACGACCAACTCTTTTTTCGGTTTGTGCACCACAACAAGACCTTGGGAAGCGGTGGGTGTTATCAGTTTGAATCGCAGATTTCAAGCGGATTTGGCGTGCATACAGATGCCATTATAGAAACTTTGATGAGATAG